From Scomber scombrus chromosome 21, fScoSco1.1, whole genome shotgun sequence, one genomic window encodes:
- the LOC134002973 gene encoding ataxin-2-like protein isoform X1 yields the protein MLKQPQQPGSGGRKASNGTTGPAGVSSSVSGMNSGNRTPAGRNRSSAKPSFQSSPVFEGVYNNARMLHFLTAVVGSTCDIRVKNGSMFEGVFKTLSSRCELAVDAVHKRSEDESSTSAQPRWEDITDTMIFSPSDLVTMICRDVDLNYATKDTFTDTAISSTRVNGEHKEKVLQRWEGGDSNGESYNLENDASNGWDANEMFRYNEVKYGVTSTYDSSLSMYTVPLERGNNDNYRQREARAARLASEIESSPQYRHRVNLENDDGKSEEEKYSAVVRDGNDRERGRESPRDRERERGRDSPGANNREGKYIPLPQRQREMNRERAERGSGGPPPHNRLSGGYRSTPPSSSSSSPRPPLPSAAGPQPGASTSERSSPLSGRGGAYTPHHPQGSPSPGPASGPASPYTPASPAGPAATGTSASAAQSPASPPAPHGHTVPHSHSLPHSLSDAGRPVNGVSARTSPKAQRPPQSSRTVRTANTHNQSTATRSPKSATSQDTPYLDTSSVSLPAGKTSGPTPLFMVDVNEILGAAAKRSAESPSSTEDSKSNKVPSVQQRTQIEELRKFGKEFRLQASGGSSSSPSSPAAATPPAVSEVDQPNAAKPSSDASAEAKPLPPAPSPSQPQPQPSPAPAEDPAKETASTPGAPTAASTTAPVSDRQSPAVPQPARTPGSEDARSDTAERTEGVADQVKKSTLNPNAKEFNPIKPQMPMTKPNTAPTPPRPTPNAVVLPHPGGQGPLYNTPYLSYVSQIHSVQPPPMFQYSMSTVSQGKYQRTKGSVVAQRSDHGNSAPPMLQAAASAAGAPLVASPYPQSYLQYNPQQYGQQQVIQTMTPYPGQPMYPMLQGGARMIGQGGGPHPQALGPPGGPQFPTQGDGQQGPQQGIYAPQSFSHHSGAVHQPQPSSTPTGNQPPPQHAAPSPGQNAQSGPQPQSLYHSGPLSAPTPPNMPPGHTSPQGSYPIQGYSIHSHQGIPPSYPLGQIAQAHVQGAMSGPHHSGSHGQPQLLMLQPPQQGPGSVPQHPQHGPQQGGHQHFYIGHPQGKSQQKNNVFFDHLKVILCGFV from the exons ATGCTGAAACAACCGCAGCAACCCGGCTCCGGCGGGAGGAAAGCGTCTAACGGCACCACGGGCCCCGCCGGTGTGTCTTCCTCGGTCAGCGGCATGAACAGCGGCAACAGGACCCCGGCCGGGAG GAATCGTAGCTCTGCAAAGCCATCATTCCAGTCATCTCCT GTGTTTGAGGGTGTCTACAACAATGCCAGAATGCTTCATTTTCTCACAGCTGTTGTG gGTTCCACTTGTGATATAAGAGTAAAGAATGGCAGCATGTTTGAAGGCGTATTCAAGACCCTTAGTTCTCGG TGTGAGTTGGCCGTGGATGCTGTACACAAACGCAGTGAGGACGAGAGCTCAACATCAGCCCAGCCACGGTGGGAGGACATCACTGACACCATGATCTTCAGTCCCTCCGACTTGGTGACAATGATCTGCAGAGACGTTGACCTCAACTACGCCACCaaag aCACCTTCACAGACACCGCCATCAGTTCCACCCGCGTCAACGGAGAACACAAGGAGAAAGTGTTGCAGAGATGGGAGGGAGGAGACAGCAACGGCGAGAGTTATAATCTGGAAAACGATGCA TCCAACGGCTGGGATGCCAATGAGATGTTTCGGTACAATGAAGTGAAATATGGAGTCACATCTACATATGATTCCAGCCTCTCCATGTACAC TGTGCCGCTGGAGAGAGGCAACAATGACAACTATCGACAGAGGGAGGCACGCGCTGCTCGCCTGGCCAGTGAGATCGAGTCTAGTCCCCAGTACCGCCATCGCGTCAACCTGGAAAACGATGATGGCAAATCTGAGGAGGAAAAGTACAGTGCCGTGGTGCGTGATGGCAACGATCGGGAGAGGGGACGCGAGAGCCCCCGCGACAGAGAGCGAGAACGGGGCAGAGACAGCCCTGGAGCCAACAACAG GGAGGGCAAGTACATTCCATTACCTCAGCGTCAGAGAGAGATGAACCGGGAGCGAGCCGAGAGAGGTTCTGGCGGGCCTCCACCTCACAATCGTCTAAGTGGTGGTTACCGCTCCacccctccatcctcctcttcctcttccccaAGACCCCCACTGCCATCTGCTGCCGGGCCCCAACCTGGCGCCTCCACCTCCGAGAGAAGCAGCCCCCTGTCAGGCCGAGGCGGGGCCTACACTCCCCACCACCCCCAGGGGAGCCCCAGCCCAGGCCCGGCCTCTGGCCCTGCGAGCCCCTACACACCCGCCTCTCCAGCGGGACCAGCAGCCACAGGAACCTCCGCTTCGGCTGCTCAATCCCCAGCCAGTCCTCCTGCCCCGCACGGACACACAGTCCCACATTCCCACTCACTTCCACACTCGCTGTCAGATGCTGGCAGGCCTGTTAATGGAG TCTCTGCCAGAACATCTCCCAAAGCCCAAAGACCTCCACAGTCCAGCAGAACAGTCCGCACAGCAAACACTCACAATCAGTCTACAG CCACTCGCTCTCCTAAATCAGCCACTTCCCAGGATACACCTTACTTGGACAcatcatctgtctctctgcctgccGGGAAGACGTCGGGCCCCACCCCTCTCTTCATGGTCGATG TGAATGAGATCCTTGGCGCAGCTGCAAAACGCTCAGCTGAGAGCCCCAGCAGCACAGAGGACAGCAAGAGCAATAAAG TTCCCTCAGTTCAGCAAAGGACACAGATTGAGGAGCTGCGGAAATTTGGCAAGGAATTCAGG CTTCAGGCGAGTGGAGGCAGCTCCAGCTCCCCCAGCTCTCCAGCAGCAGCGACCCCTCCTGCAGTCAGCGAGGTCGACCAACCCAACGCAGCCAAACCCTCGTCAGACGCTTCTGCTGAGGCCAAACCTCTGCCTCCAGCTCCCAGCCCTTCCCAGCCCCAACCTCAGCCTTCACCAGCTCCTGCGGAGGACCCCGCTAAGGAAACTGCATCCACACCTGGAGCCCCGACAGCCGCCAGCACCACAGCACCAGTTTCAGACAGGCAGTCACCGGCCGTCCCTCAGCCTGCCAGGACTCCAGGAAGTGAGGACGCTAGGTCTGACACAGCAGAGCGGACAGAGGGCGTAGCAGA TCAAGTAAAGAAATCAACCTTAAATCCTAACGCTAAAGAATTCAACCCTATCAAGCCTCAGATGCCTATG ACAAAACCCAACACTGCACCCACCCCACCTCGACCCACTCCAAATGCAGTGGTCCTTCCGCACCCAGGTGGACAAGGACCCCTCTACAACACCCCCTACCTCTCCTACGTCTCGCAGATCCATTCTGTGCAG CCCCCACCAATGTTCCAGTACTCCatgtctacagttagccagggAAAATACCAAAGGACCAAAG GCTCAGTTGTGGCTCAGCGCTCTGACCACGGTAATTCAGCACCCCCCATGCTGCAagctgcagcatcagcagccGGGGCTCCTCTTGTAGCGTCCCCCTACCCTCAGTCTTACCTTCAGTACAACCCGCAGCAGTACGGCCAGCAGCAGGTCATTCAGACCATGACGCCCTACCCTGGACAG cccaTGTACCCCATGCTGCAGGGTGGAGCCAGGATGATAGGGCAAGGCGGGGGCCCCCACCCACAAGCCCTTGGACCCCCAGGAGGCCCCCAGTTCCCTACACAGGGAGACGGGCAACAGGGACCACAGCAGGGCATCTATG CCCCACAGTCATTCTCCCACCACTCGGGTGCAGTGCATCAGCCCCAGCCCTCCAGTACCCCAACAGGCAACCAGCCCCCACCCCAGCATGCTGCACCAAGCCCTGGACAG AATGCCCAGTCAGGTCCACAGCCGCAGTCCTTGTACCACTCAGGTCCCCTGTCTGCACCCACCCCACCTAACATGCCGCCAGGCCACACGTCTCCACAAGGCTCTTACCCCATTCAGGGCTACAGCATTCACAGCCACCAGGGCATCCCACCCTCATACCCCCTGGGACAGATAGCACAG GCCCACGTACAGGGAGCCATGTCAGGTCCCCACCATTCAGGGAGCCACGGTCAGCCCCAGTTATTGATGTTACAGCCTCCTCAGCAGGGCCCCGGCTCAGTGCCCCAGCACCCACAGCACGGACCACAGCAAGGAGGACACCAACACTTTTACATCGGACATCCACAAGGTAAGAGCCAACAGAAGAACAATGTCTTCTTTGATCATTTAAAAGTGATCCTTTGTGGATTCGTGTAA
- the LOC134002973 gene encoding ataxin-2-like protein isoform X2 — translation MLKQPQQPGSGGRKASNGTTGPAGVSSSVSGMNSGNRTPAGRNRSSAKPSFQSSPVFEGVYNNARMLHFLTAVVGSTCDIRVKNGSMFEGVFKTLSSRCELAVDAVHKRSEDESSTSAQPRWEDITDTMIFSPSDLVTMICRDVDLNYATKDTFTDTAISSTRVNGEHKEKVLQRWEGGDSNGESYNLENDASNGWDANEMFRYNEVKYGVTSTYDSSLSMYTVPLERGNNDNYRQREARAARLASEIESSPQYRHRVNLENDDGKSEEEKYSAVVRDGNDRERGRESPRDRERERGRDSPGANNREGKYIPLPQRQREMNRERAERGSGGPPPHNRLSGGYRSTPPSSSSSSPRPPLPSAAGPQPGASTSERSSPLSGRGGAYTPHHPQGSPSPGPASGPASPYTPASPAGPAATGTSASAAQSPASPPAPHGHTVPHSHSLPHSLSDAGRPVNGVSARTSPKAQRPPQSSRTVRTANTHNQSTATRSPKSATSQDTPYLDTSSVSLPAGKTSGPTPLFMVDVNEILGAAAKRSAESPSSTEDSKSNKVPSVQQRTQIEELRKFGKEFRLQASGGSSSSPSSPAAATPPAVSEVDQPNAAKPSSDASAEAKPLPPAPSPSQPQPQPSPAPAEDPAKETASTPGAPTAASTTAPVSDRQSPAVPQPARTPGSEDARSDTAERTEGVADQVKKSTLNPNAKEFNPIKPQMPMTKPNTAPTPPRPTPNAVVLPHPGGQGPLYNTPYLSYVSQIHSVQPPPMFQYSMSTVSQGKYQRTKGSVVAQRSDHGNSAPPMLQAAASAAGAPLVASPYPQSYLQYNPQQYGQQQVIQTMTPYPGQPMYPMLQGGARMIGQGGGPHPQALGPPGGPQFPTQGDGQQGPQQGIYAPQSFSHHSGAVHQPQPSSTPTGNQPPPQHAAPSPGQNAQSGPQPQSLYHSGPLSAPTPPNMPPGHTSPQGSYPIQGYSIHSHQGIPPSYPLGQIAQAHVQGAMSGPHHSGSHGQPQLLMLQPPQQGPGSVPQHPQHGPQQGGHQHFYIGHPQAMQVQTHPASFHPPGN, via the exons ATGCTGAAACAACCGCAGCAACCCGGCTCCGGCGGGAGGAAAGCGTCTAACGGCACCACGGGCCCCGCCGGTGTGTCTTCCTCGGTCAGCGGCATGAACAGCGGCAACAGGACCCCGGCCGGGAG GAATCGTAGCTCTGCAAAGCCATCATTCCAGTCATCTCCT GTGTTTGAGGGTGTCTACAACAATGCCAGAATGCTTCATTTTCTCACAGCTGTTGTG gGTTCCACTTGTGATATAAGAGTAAAGAATGGCAGCATGTTTGAAGGCGTATTCAAGACCCTTAGTTCTCGG TGTGAGTTGGCCGTGGATGCTGTACACAAACGCAGTGAGGACGAGAGCTCAACATCAGCCCAGCCACGGTGGGAGGACATCACTGACACCATGATCTTCAGTCCCTCCGACTTGGTGACAATGATCTGCAGAGACGTTGACCTCAACTACGCCACCaaag aCACCTTCACAGACACCGCCATCAGTTCCACCCGCGTCAACGGAGAACACAAGGAGAAAGTGTTGCAGAGATGGGAGGGAGGAGACAGCAACGGCGAGAGTTATAATCTGGAAAACGATGCA TCCAACGGCTGGGATGCCAATGAGATGTTTCGGTACAATGAAGTGAAATATGGAGTCACATCTACATATGATTCCAGCCTCTCCATGTACAC TGTGCCGCTGGAGAGAGGCAACAATGACAACTATCGACAGAGGGAGGCACGCGCTGCTCGCCTGGCCAGTGAGATCGAGTCTAGTCCCCAGTACCGCCATCGCGTCAACCTGGAAAACGATGATGGCAAATCTGAGGAGGAAAAGTACAGTGCCGTGGTGCGTGATGGCAACGATCGGGAGAGGGGACGCGAGAGCCCCCGCGACAGAGAGCGAGAACGGGGCAGAGACAGCCCTGGAGCCAACAACAG GGAGGGCAAGTACATTCCATTACCTCAGCGTCAGAGAGAGATGAACCGGGAGCGAGCCGAGAGAGGTTCTGGCGGGCCTCCACCTCACAATCGTCTAAGTGGTGGTTACCGCTCCacccctccatcctcctcttcctcttccccaAGACCCCCACTGCCATCTGCTGCCGGGCCCCAACCTGGCGCCTCCACCTCCGAGAGAAGCAGCCCCCTGTCAGGCCGAGGCGGGGCCTACACTCCCCACCACCCCCAGGGGAGCCCCAGCCCAGGCCCGGCCTCTGGCCCTGCGAGCCCCTACACACCCGCCTCTCCAGCGGGACCAGCAGCCACAGGAACCTCCGCTTCGGCTGCTCAATCCCCAGCCAGTCCTCCTGCCCCGCACGGACACACAGTCCCACATTCCCACTCACTTCCACACTCGCTGTCAGATGCTGGCAGGCCTGTTAATGGAG TCTCTGCCAGAACATCTCCCAAAGCCCAAAGACCTCCACAGTCCAGCAGAACAGTCCGCACAGCAAACACTCACAATCAGTCTACAG CCACTCGCTCTCCTAAATCAGCCACTTCCCAGGATACACCTTACTTGGACAcatcatctgtctctctgcctgccGGGAAGACGTCGGGCCCCACCCCTCTCTTCATGGTCGATG TGAATGAGATCCTTGGCGCAGCTGCAAAACGCTCAGCTGAGAGCCCCAGCAGCACAGAGGACAGCAAGAGCAATAAAG TTCCCTCAGTTCAGCAAAGGACACAGATTGAGGAGCTGCGGAAATTTGGCAAGGAATTCAGG CTTCAGGCGAGTGGAGGCAGCTCCAGCTCCCCCAGCTCTCCAGCAGCAGCGACCCCTCCTGCAGTCAGCGAGGTCGACCAACCCAACGCAGCCAAACCCTCGTCAGACGCTTCTGCTGAGGCCAAACCTCTGCCTCCAGCTCCCAGCCCTTCCCAGCCCCAACCTCAGCCTTCACCAGCTCCTGCGGAGGACCCCGCTAAGGAAACTGCATCCACACCTGGAGCCCCGACAGCCGCCAGCACCACAGCACCAGTTTCAGACAGGCAGTCACCGGCCGTCCCTCAGCCTGCCAGGACTCCAGGAAGTGAGGACGCTAGGTCTGACACAGCAGAGCGGACAGAGGGCGTAGCAGA TCAAGTAAAGAAATCAACCTTAAATCCTAACGCTAAAGAATTCAACCCTATCAAGCCTCAGATGCCTATG ACAAAACCCAACACTGCACCCACCCCACCTCGACCCACTCCAAATGCAGTGGTCCTTCCGCACCCAGGTGGACAAGGACCCCTCTACAACACCCCCTACCTCTCCTACGTCTCGCAGATCCATTCTGTGCAG CCCCCACCAATGTTCCAGTACTCCatgtctacagttagccagggAAAATACCAAAGGACCAAAG GCTCAGTTGTGGCTCAGCGCTCTGACCACGGTAATTCAGCACCCCCCATGCTGCAagctgcagcatcagcagccGGGGCTCCTCTTGTAGCGTCCCCCTACCCTCAGTCTTACCTTCAGTACAACCCGCAGCAGTACGGCCAGCAGCAGGTCATTCAGACCATGACGCCCTACCCTGGACAG cccaTGTACCCCATGCTGCAGGGTGGAGCCAGGATGATAGGGCAAGGCGGGGGCCCCCACCCACAAGCCCTTGGACCCCCAGGAGGCCCCCAGTTCCCTACACAGGGAGACGGGCAACAGGGACCACAGCAGGGCATCTATG CCCCACAGTCATTCTCCCACCACTCGGGTGCAGTGCATCAGCCCCAGCCCTCCAGTACCCCAACAGGCAACCAGCCCCCACCCCAGCATGCTGCACCAAGCCCTGGACAG AATGCCCAGTCAGGTCCACAGCCGCAGTCCTTGTACCACTCAGGTCCCCTGTCTGCACCCACCCCACCTAACATGCCGCCAGGCCACACGTCTCCACAAGGCTCTTACCCCATTCAGGGCTACAGCATTCACAGCCACCAGGGCATCCCACCCTCATACCCCCTGGGACAGATAGCACAG GCCCACGTACAGGGAGCCATGTCAGGTCCCCACCATTCAGGGAGCCACGGTCAGCCCCAGTTATTGATGTTACAGCCTCCTCAGCAGGGCCCCGGCTCAGTGCCCCAGCACCCACAGCACGGACCACAGCAAGGAGGACACCAACACTTTTACATCGGACATCCACAAG CGATGCAGGTTCAAACACACCCTGCTTCCTTCCATCCGCCTGGAAACTAA
- the adprh gene encoding ADP-ribosylarginine hydrolase encodes MDRGSSTLEHYKAAMLLSGVGDALGYRNQLWEYNESGPAIHQELKELGGLKNIKAELPDWPVSDDTVLHLATAEGLATGKGGEELLHEVAVRYVEGMKDMEGRKPGPSSILGVSQLRPGQEGGFRVPYNPEGTGCGAAMRSMCIGLRYPKPDQLLSLVAVAVETGRMTHPHPTGFLGAVASALFTAYAVQHRPITTWGLGLINEACPIAKMFVQGRGFAVEETERDWNYFCDKWQWYLDMRGISTGVGPVRFPDSYGPAERDEAYKSFSLLGWAGRSGHDAPMIAYDSLLGAGSDWEELMSRAGFHGGDSDSTAVIACCCWGLLYGTNGVPEGNYSNLEYRDRLERSADQLYTLSH; translated from the exons ATGGATCG TGGAAGTTCGACACTGGAGCACTACAAGGCAGCCATGTTGCTGAGTGGTGTTGGTGATGCTCTGGGCTACAGGAACCAGCTGTGGGAGTACAATGAGTCGGGACCAGCTATTCACCAG GAGCTGAAGGAGCTCGGCGGTCTGAAGAACATCAAGGCCGAGCTCCCCGACTGGCCAGTGAGTGATGACACAGTTCTGCATCTGGCAACGGCTGAAGGACTAGCAACTG GGAAGGGCGGGGAAGAGCTCCTGCATGAGGTGGCTGTTCGCTATGTTGAGGGGATGAAAGACATGGAGGGGAGGAAACCAGGGCCTTCAAGCATTCTGG GAGTCTCCCAGCTGAGGCCTGGGCAGGAAGGGGGCTTCAGAGTGCCCTATAACCCTGAGGGGACAGGCTGTGGAGCAGCCATGAGGTCCATGTGCATTGGTCTGAG gtatccaaagcctgatcaGCTGTTGTCCTTGGTGGCAGTTGCCGTGGAGACAGGCAGGATGACCCATCCTCACCCCACTGGTTTCCTGGGAGCTGTAGCGTCTGCACTTTTCACAGCGTACGCGGTCCAGCACAGGCCCATCACAACTTGGGGTTTAGGCCTGATCAATGAGGCCTGTCCGATAGCAAAGATGTTTGTTCAGGGTCGGGGCTTCGCCGTagaagagacggagagagactGGAACTACTTCTGTGACAAGTGGCAGTG GTATCTGGATATGAGGGGGATCTCCACTGGGGTGGGGCCTGTGCGTTTTCCAGACTCCTACGGCCCAGCTGAGAGGGATGAAGCCTACAAGAGCTTCAGCCTTTTGGGATGGGCGGGCCGCAGCGGTCACGACGCTCCGATGATAGCGTATGACTCCCTGCTGGGAGCGGGCTCAGACtgggaggagctgatgagccGAGCAGGTTTCCACGGAG GTGACAGTGACAGCACTGCAGTGattgcctgctgctgctggggtCTTCTCTACGGCACCAATGGGGTCCCAGAAGGCAACTACTCCAATCTGGAGTACCGGGACCGACTGGAGCGCAGTGCCGATCAACTTTACACCCTGTCGCACTGA
- the LOC134002973 gene encoding ataxin-2-like protein isoform X3 — protein MLKQPQQPGSGGRKASNGTTGPAGVSSSVSGMNSGNRTPAGRNRSSAKPSFQSSPVFEGVYNNARMLHFLTAVVGSTCDIRVKNGSMFEGVFKTLSSRCELAVDAVHKRSEDESSTSAQPRWEDITDTMIFSPSDLVTMICRDVDLNYATKDTFTDTAISSTRVNGEHKEKVLQRWEGGDSNGESYNLENDASNGWDANEMFRYNEVKYGVTSTYDSSLSMYTVPLERGNNDNYRQREARAARLASEIESSPQYRHRVNLENDDGKSEEEKYSAVVRDGNDRERGRESPRDRERERGRDSPGANNREGKYIPLPQRQREMNRERAERGSGGPPPHNRLSGGYRSTPPSSSSSSPRPPLPSAAGPQPGASTSERSSPLSGRGGAYTPHHPQGSPSPGPASGPASPYTPASPAGPAATGTSASAAQSPASPPAPHGHTVPHSHSLPHSLSDAGRPVNGVSARTSPKAQRPPQSSRTVRTANTHNQSTATRSPKSATSQDTPYLDTSSVSLPAGKTSGPTPLFMVDVNEILGAAAKRSAESPSSTEDSKSNKVPSVQQRTQIEELRKFGKEFRLQASGGSSSSPSSPAAATPPAVSEVDQPNAAKPSSDASAEAKPLPPAPSPSQPQPQPSPAPAEDPAKETASTPGAPTAASTTAPVSDRQSPAVPQPARTPGSEDARSDTAERTEGVADQVKKSTLNPNAKEFNPIKPQMPMTKPNTAPTPPRPTPNAVVLPHPGGQGPLYNTPYLSYVSQIHSVQPPPMFQYSMSTVSQGKYQRTKGSVVAQRSDHGNSAPPMLQAAASAAGAPLVASPYPQSYLQYNPQQYGQQQVIQTMTPYPGQPMYPMLQGGARMIGQGGGPHPQALGPPGGPQFPTQGDGQQGPQQGIYAPQSFSHHSGAVHQPQPSSTPTGNQPPPQHAAPSPGQNAQSGPQPQSLYHSGPLSAPTPPNMPPGHTSPQGSYPIQGYSIHSHQGIPPSYPLGQIAQAHVQGAMSGPHHSGSHGQPQLLMLQPPQQGPGSVPQHPQHGPQQGGHQHFYIGHPQGMSPNIPAACWM, from the exons ATGCTGAAACAACCGCAGCAACCCGGCTCCGGCGGGAGGAAAGCGTCTAACGGCACCACGGGCCCCGCCGGTGTGTCTTCCTCGGTCAGCGGCATGAACAGCGGCAACAGGACCCCGGCCGGGAG GAATCGTAGCTCTGCAAAGCCATCATTCCAGTCATCTCCT GTGTTTGAGGGTGTCTACAACAATGCCAGAATGCTTCATTTTCTCACAGCTGTTGTG gGTTCCACTTGTGATATAAGAGTAAAGAATGGCAGCATGTTTGAAGGCGTATTCAAGACCCTTAGTTCTCGG TGTGAGTTGGCCGTGGATGCTGTACACAAACGCAGTGAGGACGAGAGCTCAACATCAGCCCAGCCACGGTGGGAGGACATCACTGACACCATGATCTTCAGTCCCTCCGACTTGGTGACAATGATCTGCAGAGACGTTGACCTCAACTACGCCACCaaag aCACCTTCACAGACACCGCCATCAGTTCCACCCGCGTCAACGGAGAACACAAGGAGAAAGTGTTGCAGAGATGGGAGGGAGGAGACAGCAACGGCGAGAGTTATAATCTGGAAAACGATGCA TCCAACGGCTGGGATGCCAATGAGATGTTTCGGTACAATGAAGTGAAATATGGAGTCACATCTACATATGATTCCAGCCTCTCCATGTACAC TGTGCCGCTGGAGAGAGGCAACAATGACAACTATCGACAGAGGGAGGCACGCGCTGCTCGCCTGGCCAGTGAGATCGAGTCTAGTCCCCAGTACCGCCATCGCGTCAACCTGGAAAACGATGATGGCAAATCTGAGGAGGAAAAGTACAGTGCCGTGGTGCGTGATGGCAACGATCGGGAGAGGGGACGCGAGAGCCCCCGCGACAGAGAGCGAGAACGGGGCAGAGACAGCCCTGGAGCCAACAACAG GGAGGGCAAGTACATTCCATTACCTCAGCGTCAGAGAGAGATGAACCGGGAGCGAGCCGAGAGAGGTTCTGGCGGGCCTCCACCTCACAATCGTCTAAGTGGTGGTTACCGCTCCacccctccatcctcctcttcctcttccccaAGACCCCCACTGCCATCTGCTGCCGGGCCCCAACCTGGCGCCTCCACCTCCGAGAGAAGCAGCCCCCTGTCAGGCCGAGGCGGGGCCTACACTCCCCACCACCCCCAGGGGAGCCCCAGCCCAGGCCCGGCCTCTGGCCCTGCGAGCCCCTACACACCCGCCTCTCCAGCGGGACCAGCAGCCACAGGAACCTCCGCTTCGGCTGCTCAATCCCCAGCCAGTCCTCCTGCCCCGCACGGACACACAGTCCCACATTCCCACTCACTTCCACACTCGCTGTCAGATGCTGGCAGGCCTGTTAATGGAG TCTCTGCCAGAACATCTCCCAAAGCCCAAAGACCTCCACAGTCCAGCAGAACAGTCCGCACAGCAAACACTCACAATCAGTCTACAG CCACTCGCTCTCCTAAATCAGCCACTTCCCAGGATACACCTTACTTGGACAcatcatctgtctctctgcctgccGGGAAGACGTCGGGCCCCACCCCTCTCTTCATGGTCGATG TGAATGAGATCCTTGGCGCAGCTGCAAAACGCTCAGCTGAGAGCCCCAGCAGCACAGAGGACAGCAAGAGCAATAAAG TTCCCTCAGTTCAGCAAAGGACACAGATTGAGGAGCTGCGGAAATTTGGCAAGGAATTCAGG CTTCAGGCGAGTGGAGGCAGCTCCAGCTCCCCCAGCTCTCCAGCAGCAGCGACCCCTCCTGCAGTCAGCGAGGTCGACCAACCCAACGCAGCCAAACCCTCGTCAGACGCTTCTGCTGAGGCCAAACCTCTGCCTCCAGCTCCCAGCCCTTCCCAGCCCCAACCTCAGCCTTCACCAGCTCCTGCGGAGGACCCCGCTAAGGAAACTGCATCCACACCTGGAGCCCCGACAGCCGCCAGCACCACAGCACCAGTTTCAGACAGGCAGTCACCGGCCGTCCCTCAGCCTGCCAGGACTCCAGGAAGTGAGGACGCTAGGTCTGACACAGCAGAGCGGACAGAGGGCGTAGCAGA TCAAGTAAAGAAATCAACCTTAAATCCTAACGCTAAAGAATTCAACCCTATCAAGCCTCAGATGCCTATG ACAAAACCCAACACTGCACCCACCCCACCTCGACCCACTCCAAATGCAGTGGTCCTTCCGCACCCAGGTGGACAAGGACCCCTCTACAACACCCCCTACCTCTCCTACGTCTCGCAGATCCATTCTGTGCAG CCCCCACCAATGTTCCAGTACTCCatgtctacagttagccagggAAAATACCAAAGGACCAAAG GCTCAGTTGTGGCTCAGCGCTCTGACCACGGTAATTCAGCACCCCCCATGCTGCAagctgcagcatcagcagccGGGGCTCCTCTTGTAGCGTCCCCCTACCCTCAGTCTTACCTTCAGTACAACCCGCAGCAGTACGGCCAGCAGCAGGTCATTCAGACCATGACGCCCTACCCTGGACAG cccaTGTACCCCATGCTGCAGGGTGGAGCCAGGATGATAGGGCAAGGCGGGGGCCCCCACCCACAAGCCCTTGGACCCCCAGGAGGCCCCCAGTTCCCTACACAGGGAGACGGGCAACAGGGACCACAGCAGGGCATCTATG CCCCACAGTCATTCTCCCACCACTCGGGTGCAGTGCATCAGCCCCAGCCCTCCAGTACCCCAACAGGCAACCAGCCCCCACCCCAGCATGCTGCACCAAGCCCTGGACAG AATGCCCAGTCAGGTCCACAGCCGCAGTCCTTGTACCACTCAGGTCCCCTGTCTGCACCCACCCCACCTAACATGCCGCCAGGCCACACGTCTCCACAAGGCTCTTACCCCATTCAGGGCTACAGCATTCACAGCCACCAGGGCATCCCACCCTCATACCCCCTGGGACAGATAGCACAG GCCCACGTACAGGGAGCCATGTCAGGTCCCCACCATTCAGGGAGCCACGGTCAGCCCCAGTTATTGATGTTACAGCCTCCTCAGCAGGGCCCCGGCTCAGTGCCCCAGCACCCACAGCACGGACCACAGCAAGGAGGACACCAACACTTTTACATCGGACATCCACAAG GAATGAGCCCCAACATCCCCGCCGCCTGCTGGATGTGA